A region from the Palaemon carinicauda isolate YSFRI2023 chromosome 16, ASM3689809v2, whole genome shotgun sequence genome encodes:
- the LOC137655708 gene encoding phosphatidylinositol 3-kinase 2-like → MLLNYFFFWLTYDLVPGPSPLTSSKTLPVLQATKTLTNSLDQTRPFQIFQSEKSLTPSKPQLPNNIPTDKSELNPSPAAFQLDTLPVMAPLNLPFIVASVISPANNDTSDPPPVPSEILAPPNPHLTTKSTHPPHLQRLFPSQQIPGTFTLHQNGESFASSSFSSSSSSSMSHEESHHMNSSHFSRSNTEPLLGQSQDSSSNSIISEQEEESSSSSSSQNTPKKPDTTANPLPVTRKVISRAKLFPTSVKPTTVLNSVSQGVGKTLLSHQMPVLQRPLTPKTRPLTRLAQRPVSEDYIKNFPEAAAPEGFPGEDPEEETIKNNIIELQRIN, encoded by the coding sequence atgcttttaaattatttttttttctggctaaCTTATGACCTCGTTCCAGGCCCCTCCCCACTAACCTCAAGCAAGACACTCCCTGTGCTGCAGGCTACAAAAACCCTTACTAATTCATTGGACCAGACCCGACCCTTTCAAATATTCCAGTCAGAGAAATCCCTCACACCATCAAAGCCTCAACTCCCCAATAACATTCCCACTGACAAATCCGAGCTTAACCCATCCCCAGCAGCATTCCAACTAGATACGCTTCCTGTTATGGCACCGCTTAATCTGCCTTTCATTGTTGCTTCAGTTATCTCACCTGCTAATAATGATACATCTGATCCTCCACCTGTACCTAGTGAAATATTAGCTCCACCAAATCCACATCTTACAACAAAATCGACTCACCCACCACACCTCCAGCGTCTCTTCCCGAGCCAACAGATTCCAGGAACCTTTACACTCCACCAAAATGGGGAATCATTTGCATCCTCTTCcttttcatcatcgtcatcttcgTCAATGTCACACGAGGAATCGCACCACATGAACAGCTCCCATTTTTCCCGAAGCAACACTGAACCCCTTCTTGGTCAGTCacaagacagcagcagcaacagcataaTTAGTGAGCAAGAAgaggaatcctcttcttcttcttcatcccaaAATACACCTAAGAAGCCAGACACTACGGCGAATCCCTTACCCGTAACCAGGAAAGTTATCTCCAGAGCTAAACTATTTCCAACTTCAGTCAAACCGACAACTGTCCTCAACTCTGTCAGCCAAGGAGTCGGCAAAACATTGCTGTCCCATCAGATGCCAGTTCTGCAACGTCCTCTTACACCAAAAACGCGCCCTTTGACCCGACTGGCACAAAGACCTGTTTCAGAAGACTACATCAAAAACTTTCCTGAGGCCGCAGCTCCCGAGGGATTCCCAGGGGAGGATCCCGAGGAAGAGACTATTAAGAACAATATAATTGAGTTGCAGCGCATTAATTAA